The Trypanosoma brucei brucei TREU927 chromosome 9, whole genome shotgun sequence genome includes a window with the following:
- a CDS encoding acidocalcisomal exopolyphosphatase, putative: protein MTAVVNEFLKRGVRALAARQDSVLVMGNEGGDMDTVIGSIFLAMYLEKRDVFGVGSYVPVLNFEKDDLPLRQDVVKLLSRHNVSTDSIYSVKQSGNGVDFLDLHQMKLPIVLYDHNKLSPEQVYLGERIVGVVDHHEDEQLYVDQTKCLRRICKTGSACTLVAELFNEAGLEVPCPELLLAPIVVDTVNFEPSQKRVTERDILASRLLVGRDDCGDYLTGMFKELMAWKNDIHCLTVPQHLRRDYKNFEFPFISAENKILRVGISSISCRSDELLSVHGVSSVSSNCIEFIKQRSIDMLLLTFAGERTPGSYCRQLGVVAKDEGLAALQAYCKKSPSGLDFTLLEDVTVNEWAFSIYELSDPSVSRKKLVPSLTSFLSVWNNL, encoded by the coding sequence ATGACGGCAGTGGTGAATGAGTTCCTTAAGCGCGGTGTACGAGCGTTAGCAGCTCGCCAGGATTCCGTTCTTGTGATGGGTAACGAAGGAGGTGACATGGACACCGTGATTGGCTCTATATTTCTGGCGATGTACCTGGAAAAGCGTGACGTATTTGGTGTTGGTAGTTACGTTCCTGTACTAAACTTCGAAAAGGATGACTTACCACTGCGACAAGATGTGGTTAAGTTACTGTCACGACACAACGTTTCTACAGACAGTATTTACTCAGTCAAGCAAAGTGGGAATGGTGTGGATTTCCTGGACCTACATCAAATGAAGCTTCCCATCGTTTTGTATGATCACAACAAGCTAAGTCCTGAGCAGGTTTATTTGGGAGAAAGGATCGTGGGTGTGGTCGACCATCACGAAGATGAGCAACTATACGTGGATCAGACCAAATGCCTCCGAAGGATTTGCAAGACGGGTTCGGCTTGCACCCTTGTTGCAGAACTTTTCAACGAGGCGGGGTTGGAGGTTCCGTGCCCTGAGCTCCTCTTAGCCCCAATTGTAGTAGATACTGTAAACTTTGAACCGTCGCAAAAGAGGGTAACTGAACGAGACATTTTGGCCTCCAGGCTGCTGGTTGGGCGGGACGATTGCGGCGACTACCTGACGGGCATGTTTAAAGAACTAATGGCGTGGAAAAATGATATCCACTGCCTCACTGTTCCTCAGCACCTACGGCGGGACTATAAAAACTTTGAATTTCCCTTTATTAGTGCTGAAAACAAGATATTGCGAGTTGGAATAAGCAGTATTTCGTGTCGTTCTGACGAATTACTATCCGTCCATGGTGTGAGTAGTGTGTCATCAAATTGCATTGAATTCATCAAACAGAGGTCAATCGACATGCTTCTCTTGACCTTCGCTGGTGAAAGAACTCCAGGGAGTTACTGTCGTCAGTTAGGTGTTGTTGCGAAGGATGAGGGACTCGCGGCTCTGCAAGCCTATTGTAAGAAATCACCCAGCGGGCTCGACTTTACTCTTCTGGAGGATGTAACAGTTAATGAGTGGGCCTTTTCAATTTACGAGCTGAGCGACCCTTCCGTGTCTCGGAAAAAGTTGGTTCCATCGCTGACTAGTTTTTTGTCAGTGTGGAACAATTTgtaa